In Pelosinus sp. UFO1, one genomic interval encodes:
- the remB gene encoding extracellular matrix regulator RemB, protein MFLHLGADMVVPLRDVISITDLKSAQSGINSEFLKKMRDEKRIFDISENDPKSFIITTNKVYLSAISSLTLKKRAGHFQIYENI, encoded by the coding sequence ATGTTTTTACATCTAGGAGCTGATATGGTTGTTCCTTTGCGTGATGTTATTTCCATTACTGATTTAAAGTCAGCACAATCAGGCATTAATAGTGAGTTTCTCAAGAAGATGCGGGATGAAAAAAGAATTTTTGATATTTCAGAAAATGATCCAAAGAGTTTTATTATTACCACCAATAAGGTGTATTTATCAGCTATTTCATCATTAACATTAAAAAAGAGAGCTGGTCATTTTCAAATATATGAAAATATTTAA
- a CDS encoding DUF721 domain-containing protein — MQKVDDILSHTIKNMGLQRKYNAQSIIYHWKEIVGDDIAANTYPRVVQQGTLMVGVNSSVWSHHLSMMKESIIDKINSYVGEKLIFDIRFQAGYFSNLQNEGNTDENVVTPTKYKLSKIKLDESDIQIMQDTAAYISDKYLKQKILRMMRKNFALNKIKKQHNWHQCASCTVLCPPGEMQCTACTLAKKHTLLYTIINTLKEIPWIRYAELNNHITCTEDEFRQAKYTLTASISRDLQEGDNDKFKIMSFIMLTTGAKIEAVNDAIINKTLEKFRRNK; from the coding sequence ATGCAAAAAGTGGATGATATCCTTTCTCATACGATAAAAAATATGGGACTTCAACGGAAATACAATGCCCAGTCCATTATTTATCACTGGAAAGAAATAGTTGGTGATGATATTGCCGCAAATACTTATCCACGTGTAGTACAGCAAGGAACGTTAATGGTAGGAGTTAATAGTTCTGTTTGGTCTCATCATTTATCGATGATGAAAGAAAGCATTATCGATAAAATTAATAGCTACGTTGGTGAGAAACTTATTTTTGATATTCGTTTTCAAGCAGGATATTTTAGTAATTTACAGAATGAAGGAAATACGGATGAAAATGTCGTAACACCTACAAAATATAAATTAAGTAAAATTAAATTAGATGAATCTGATATACAAATTATGCAAGATACTGCTGCTTATATTAGTGATAAATATTTAAAGCAAAAAATATTGCGGATGATGCGCAAAAATTTTGCCTTAAATAAAATAAAAAAACAGCATAACTGGCACCAGTGTGCCAGTTGTACTGTTTTATGTCCTCCAGGTGAAATGCAGTGTACTGCTTGCACACTGGCTAAAAAACACACATTACTCTATACTATTATTAATACATTAAAAGAAATTCCTTGGATACGTTATGCTGAATTAAATAATCATATTACCTGTACAGAAGACGAATTTCGACAAGCTAAATATACGCTAACAGCTTCCATCAGTAGGGATCTGCAAGAAGGCGATAACGATAAATTTAAAATTATGAGTTTTATTATGCTAACTACAGGAGCAAAAATTGAGGCGGTTAATGATGCAATTATTAATAAAACTTTGGAAAAATTCAGGAGGAATAAGTAA